A single genomic interval of Adhaeribacter pallidiroseus harbors:
- the serA gene encoding phosphoglycerate dehydrogenase, with product MIKDKFFIIDFDSTFTQVEALDELGEISLKDYEEKAQILEEIKNLTNSAMDGRSSFTEGLTQRLLLLKANKKHLTPLIATLKTKVSDSIRRNKEFFTAFADQILIVSSGFKEFITPIVTEYGIKEENIYANTFVYDENDNIVGFDQENVLCRDKGKIKLLENLALQGDVYVVGDGYTDYEIKEAGLANKFFAFTENVSREAVVAKAEHIAPSFDEFLYQNKLPMAISYPKNRISVLLLENIHPEAVRLFKQEGYQVEIMSTALNEEQLCEKVKNVSILGIRSKTQVTQKVIESANKLMAVGAFCIGTNQIDLKACAKAGIAAFNAPYSNTRSVVELAIGEIIMLSRNIPNKSEKMHQGKWDKSAHNSFEVRGKKLGIVGYGNIGSQLSVLAEAMGMEVYYYDMVEKLQLGNAKKCSSLKQLLSVADIITLHVDGRASNKDLFGPAEFEAMKDGVIFLNLSRGHLVDIPSLVKNIKSGKIIGAAVDVFPYEPANNAEEFVNELRGLPNVILTPHIGGSTSEAQANIANFVPNRIMEYINSGNTYQSVNFPNIQLPELKNAHRLIHVHDNVPGVLANINNVLANHHVNILGQYLKTNENIGYVITDIDKAYDKNLIGDLRNIANTIKFRVLY from the coding sequence ATGATCAAAGATAAATTCTTTATAATAGATTTTGATAGCACGTTTACGCAAGTAGAAGCCCTGGATGAACTAGGAGAAATTTCGCTGAAAGACTACGAAGAAAAAGCGCAGATTTTAGAGGAAATTAAAAATTTAACGAACAGTGCCATGGATGGCCGTAGTTCTTTTACCGAAGGTTTAACCCAGCGTTTACTGCTATTAAAAGCTAATAAAAAGCATTTAACTCCGCTCATTGCTACGCTTAAAACCAAAGTATCGGATTCTATTCGCCGCAACAAAGAATTTTTCACTGCCTTTGCCGATCAGATTTTAATTGTCTCCAGCGGCTTTAAAGAATTTATTACGCCCATTGTTACGGAGTACGGCATTAAAGAAGAAAATATTTACGCCAATACCTTTGTATACGACGAGAATGACAATATTGTGGGATTCGACCAGGAGAACGTATTATGCCGCGACAAAGGCAAAATTAAACTATTAGAAAACCTGGCTCTGCAAGGCGATGTGTACGTGGTTGGCGATGGGTACACGGATTACGAAATTAAGGAAGCGGGCCTGGCTAATAAATTCTTTGCCTTCACCGAAAACGTATCGCGGGAGGCTGTAGTAGCCAAAGCCGAACATATTGCACCTAGCTTCGATGAGTTCTTGTACCAGAACAAACTCCCGATGGCGATCTCCTACCCGAAAAACCGGATCAGCGTATTGCTCCTGGAAAATATTCACCCGGAAGCCGTGCGCTTATTTAAGCAGGAAGGTTACCAGGTAGAAATTATGAGCACGGCTTTAAACGAAGAGCAACTGTGCGAAAAAGTAAAAAATGTATCGATTCTGGGTATCCGGTCTAAAACGCAAGTAACGCAAAAAGTAATTGAAAGCGCCAACAAATTAATGGCCGTAGGTGCCTTTTGCATTGGTACCAACCAGATTGATTTAAAGGCTTGCGCCAAAGCCGGCATTGCGGCCTTTAATGCCCCATACAGCAACACCCGTAGCGTGGTAGAACTGGCCATTGGCGAAATCATCATGCTTTCCCGAAACATTCCGAACAAAAGCGAGAAAATGCACCAGGGCAAATGGGACAAATCGGCGCATAACAGCTTTGAGGTGCGGGGTAAAAAACTGGGTATCGTGGGTTACGGCAACATCGGCTCCCAGCTATCGGTACTCGCCGAAGCTATGGGCATGGAAGTGTACTACTACGACATGGTCGAAAAACTACAACTCGGTAACGCTAAAAAATGCAGTTCTCTAAAGCAGTTATTAAGTGTAGCCGATATTATTACGTTGCACGTAGATGGTCGCGCCAGCAACAAAGATTTGTTTGGTCCGGCGGAGTTTGAAGCCATGAAAGACGGCGTTATTTTCCTGAATTTAAGCCGGGGCCATTTAGTAGATATTCCAAGTTTAGTGAAAAATATAAAATCCGGCAAAATAATTGGCGCCGCCGTAGACGTGTTTCCGTACGAGCCCGCCAACAACGCCGAAGAATTTGTGAATGAGCTGCGCGGATTACCCAATGTTATTTTAACCCCGCACATTGGTGGCAGTACTTCCGAAGCGCAGGCCAACATTGCCAACTTTGTTCCAAACCGGATTATGGAGTATATCAACAGCGGCAATACTTACCAAAGCGTTAATTTCCCGAACATTCAGTTACCAGAATTAAAAAATGCGCACCGTCTTATTCACGTGCACGATAACGTACCGGGTGTGTTAGCGAACATCAACAACGTACTGGCCAACCACCACGTGAACATTCTGGGACAATATTTAAAAACCAACGAGAACATCGGCTACGTCATCACCGACATCGACAAAGCTTACGATAAAAACCTGATCGGCGATCTCCGCAACATCGCCAACACGATTAAATTTAGGGTGCTTTATTAA
- a CDS encoding aminotransferase class V-fold PLP-dependent enzyme: MNNKIYFTPGPSELYPTVAAHMATAMANKIGSISHRSQQFKDIYAHAVTGLRALLQLPDNWDILFVASANEVWERAIQNNVERESFHLVNGSFSKRFYEISLELGRQATKHEVAFGQGFPIEELEISATTELVAVVQNETSSGVSTPVNEINKLRAKLNPETLIYVDAVSTAPYPDFDFERIDSVYFSVQKGFGLPAGLGIWLVNDRCVAKAENLKNQGLSIGSYHSIPALLSKARAYQNPETPNVLAIYLLGKVVEEMNHHGIANIRQETEAKAKLIYDYLAISQTFSAAVTNPAQQSQTTVIANTQVSSAEVIKKLAPFDMVVGSGYGSYKDTQIRIANFPAHTLAQVQALIYKLQELYG; encoded by the coding sequence ATGAACAACAAAATATACTTTACCCCGGGGCCTTCTGAATTGTACCCGACTGTGGCGGCGCACATGGCTACGGCTATGGCCAACAAGATTGGTTCTATTTCGCACCGGAGTCAGCAGTTTAAAGATATTTACGCCCACGCCGTAACTGGTTTACGAGCTTTACTGCAACTGCCGGATAATTGGGATATTCTGTTTGTGGCTTCGGCGAACGAAGTCTGGGAGCGGGCCATTCAGAATAACGTGGAACGGGAAAGCTTTCACCTGGTAAATGGGTCTTTTTCCAAACGCTTTTACGAAATATCCTTGGAATTAGGCCGCCAGGCTACCAAGCACGAAGTGGCCTTCGGCCAAGGTTTCCCGATAGAAGAATTAGAAATTTCGGCTACTACCGAACTGGTAGCGGTCGTGCAAAACGAAACCAGTTCCGGGGTAAGCACCCCGGTGAACGAGATTAATAAACTGCGCGCTAAATTAAACCCGGAAACGTTAATTTATGTAGATGCGGTTTCTACAGCGCCTTACCCCGATTTTGATTTTGAGCGAATAGATTCTGTATATTTTTCGGTGCAGAAAGGTTTTGGTTTACCGGCCGGTTTAGGTATCTGGCTAGTGAACGACCGGTGCGTCGCAAAAGCGGAAAATTTAAAAAATCAAGGTTTATCCATTGGTTCTTACCACAGCATACCGGCCTTATTAAGCAAAGCCCGGGCTTACCAGAATCCGGAAACCCCTAATGTACTGGCTATTTACCTGCTGGGTAAAGTAGTGGAAGAAATGAACCATCACGGTATCGCCAACATTCGGCAGGAGACCGAAGCTAAGGCCAAGCTTATTTATGATTACCTGGCTATTAGCCAAACTTTTAGCGCAGCAGTAACAAACCCGGCGCAACAGTCGCAAACCACTGTTATTGCCAATACGCAGGTTTCTTCGGCGGAAGTAATTAAAAAACTGGCTCCTTTTGATATGGTAGTAGGGAGTGGCTACGGTAGTTACAAAGACACGCAAATCCGGATTGCTAATTTCCCGGCGCACACGCTGGCCCAGGTACAAGCTTTAATTTATAAATTGCAAGAACTTTACGGGTAG
- a CDS encoding DUF7935 family protein, whose amino-acid sequence MQEYIFDLLKLVVPAALVLLGMYLVIKAYLDKETQRRVLDVRLKNTEIVLPIRLQAYERICLLLERIAPSNLLIRVSPAGQNAVEFQYTLLAEIRSEFSHNVSQQVYMSEAAWEQVKQAKEDVVTMVNKAFHELPENAKGTDLAKRILETVIAQNSDPTDPALSFIKREIVQVF is encoded by the coding sequence ATGCAGGAGTATATTTTTGATTTATTAAAGTTAGTAGTTCCCGCGGCCTTGGTGCTGCTGGGTATGTATCTGGTTATAAAAGCATACCTGGATAAAGAAACGCAACGCCGGGTATTAGATGTAAGATTAAAAAATACCGAAATTGTTTTACCCATCCGGTTGCAAGCTTACGAACGTATTTGTCTGCTTCTGGAGCGCATTGCCCCCAGCAATTTATTAATTCGGGTAAGTCCGGCTGGGCAAAATGCGGTAGAGTTTCAATACACGCTCCTGGCCGAAATCCGGAGTGAGTTTAGCCATAATGTGTCGCAGCAGGTGTACATGAGCGAAGCGGCCTGGGAACAGGTAAAACAAGCCAAAGAAGATGTAGTTACCATGGTGAACAAAGCTTTCCACGAGCTGCCCGAAAATGCCAAAGGTACCGATTTGGCCAAACGAATACTGGAAACCGTTATTGCCCAAAATAGCGATCCTACCGATCCGGCCTTAAGCTTTATTAAGAGAGAAATTGTGCAGGTTTTTTAA
- a CDS encoding HesB/IscA family protein: MATTTFNKIAPITITPKALAEVKAIMQDKNVPADYGLRVGVQGGGCSGMSYLLGFDKKKDSDEAYEIDGIQLIMDKKHGMYVMGMLIDFQDGLNARGFTFNNPQATSTCGCGSSFSS; this comes from the coding sequence ATGGCAACTACCACCTTTAATAAAATTGCACCTATTACCATTACTCCTAAAGCCTTGGCCGAAGTAAAAGCCATTATGCAGGATAAGAACGTACCCGCCGATTATGGGTTGCGCGTGGGCGTACAAGGTGGCGGCTGCTCCGGCATGTCTTACTTGTTAGGATTTGATAAAAAGAAAGATAGCGATGAAGCTTACGAGATAGATGGCATTCAGTTAATTATGGATAAAAAGCACGGTATGTACGTAATGGGCATGCTGATTGACTTTCAGGATGGTCTGAATGCCCGGGGTTTTACCTTTAACAATCCACAGGCCACCAGTACCTGTGGCTGCGGTAGTAGTTTTTCTTCGTAG
- a CDS encoding bestrophin family protein — translation MINYNPKDWFTFIFRFSRADTFRKLLPLMLAVSAYAAVIAYLELNFISVNDSQNLRNVGMMHNVLGFVISLLLVFRTNTAYDRWWEGRKIWGGLTNSSRNLAMKLAAFISDESDKQFFRKMIPNYAFALKNLLRENEDYYELDPVLDLKPGKHVPNQIAASMYQRVNDLFKNNKVTDAQLWILNEGVRAFTDYCGACERIKNTPIPFTYSVFIKKFVFFYVMTLPFGWVFSLGYYIVPVVVLILYALASLELIAEEIENPFGTDANDLPIDQICLNIRKHVGELLP, via the coding sequence TTGATTAATTACAACCCTAAAGACTGGTTTACCTTTATTTTCCGGTTTTCGCGGGCTGATACTTTCCGGAAACTGTTGCCCTTGATGTTGGCCGTAAGTGCCTACGCTGCGGTTATTGCTTACCTGGAACTTAATTTTATCAGCGTTAATGATTCGCAAAATTTGCGCAACGTAGGCATGATGCACAATGTGCTGGGATTTGTTATTTCGCTGTTATTGGTTTTCCGAACTAATACGGCTTACGATCGCTGGTGGGAAGGGCGGAAGATTTGGGGCGGACTTACCAATAGTTCCCGGAATTTAGCTATGAAGCTGGCAGCCTTTATTTCGGACGAAAGTGATAAACAGTTCTTCCGGAAAATGATTCCTAATTACGCTTTCGCCTTAAAGAATTTACTCCGCGAAAATGAAGATTACTACGAACTCGATCCGGTATTGGATTTAAAACCGGGCAAGCACGTACCTAATCAAATTGCGGCTAGCATGTACCAGCGGGTTAATGATTTATTTAAAAATAACAAAGTAACCGATGCGCAGCTGTGGATTTTAAACGAAGGAGTAAGAGCCTTTACCGATTATTGCGGTGCCTGTGAACGTATAAAAAATACGCCTATCCCATTTACCTACAGCGTATTTATTAAAAAATTCGTGTTTTTTTACGTGATGACTTTACCGTTTGGTTGGGTATTTAGTTTGGGGTATTACATTGTGCCAGTGGTGGTTTTAATTCTTTACGCTTTAGCCAGCTTAGAACTTATCGCCGAAGAAATTGAAAATCCTTTTGGTACCGATGCCAATGATCTGCCCATCGATCAAATTTGCTTAAATATCCGGAAACACGTGGGCGAATTACTACCTTAG